The Falco rusticolus isolate bFalRus1 chromosome 4, bFalRus1.pri, whole genome shotgun sequence genome includes the window GAACGCAAGGTTTTTGTTGTTACTCCTCAGTGTTCAGTAAACCTGCTGTGGAGTCTCTGAAATTGGCAGTAGAGAGAGATctagtttttaataaaagaacTCAGCAGCAAAGTGGGCAAAGAGGACAGTGTCTTTGagacacagaggaagaaaagtctCTTGTTTGTGATTCCCTGCTTGTGATTGTTGTGAAGTCAGTGAGAGGAGCTTTCAGTGGTCAAATATCCTGGCATATATGgtatttctgtttaatgtcACAGCACAGGTTTCACAatgtaaaagaacaaaaaaagggCAAATGTGTTGTCTTTTTAGGAGCAAAAGTGCaaaacttaaaacttttaaacagaacttttaaaaacaaagtgcaATTTTGCAGAGGGCAAAAATCCGAAACCCCTTTGAATGTCActtccatccttttttttctgttggctgAAAGCAGACGCGTGTTACTGacatgtatttgtaaaaacagtcttgccaaaatacaaacaatttgatttttttcactccagataatttttgttgttatgCTTATTGCTgattatttccacttttttcaaaccatgtattttatttcaagaggCCTTCCTTGTGGATTTCCTCCTGGCAGTCTGCAGCACTACACTGCTATTTCAAGATGCAAGAGAAAGTCACTAACCTCACAGGAGAACACTCAACTCCGCTTAGCTGGCTGGAGCTAATAATGCGCTACtaattttcctctgctttgtggGGCAGAAGGGGAATTAAATTCTGCATAAAGTTGCTACCTCAAGGCTCCAAGTGCTTTTAAAGGTCTTTCACTTGGGAGAATTTAATATAAGATAGTTCTTAAAATTGGTCTGTTCTTTTtagttaaatgtttttttttaattgattcaTTGAGGGACccttattttaattcattttacatttaGTACTTAATTCTCAAAGGATGAACAGCTGCGAAGTTTGGTTCTTGCACTGTAGTGttgaacaggaaagaaaaatacctgccATATAAACATACGGTTTTAACAAATTAAACCACTCTGGGGTTCAGCTTCACTTTTGGTTAATAAAAAACTGAATGTTGTGTCCAGCCTTCCTGTACAATCCTGTGTGTGCTCTTTATTGACTGACTGCAGCTGACACAACCCCCCCCAGTGCTTACTTACATCAGGAGTGGACTTCACAGCAGCTAACAAACTAGATTTATCGGAGTGCCTGAGTTACTGTTGCTTGTGTTATCAGAGCCTTACGGAGAACAGCACTCGCCCTATTGCAATAACCAAAAGAGATTTATACGTTACCCGACCACCAAGTTTTGCTGTTTGGTGATGAAATTTTActaatatcttaaaaataataccGGTTTCTGTAGATATTATTGCTCCCAATAAAACTGGCTGCTCTGATGTGTCTGCCAAATTATTGTAGAACTGATTTATTGTTCAAGAACTGTGCTAACTGGTTCTCGGTTCCTAGGAGAAACACAGTATTCCTGAAGGTCTCTTGCTGGCCTGTGCTTACAGTTACTGAACTTTGTGGGGcaagctgcctttttttaacctgactaacaatttggaaagaaaattgctttggCACATGTGAAATCGCTTGTTCAAATACTCGgtatttgcttttgctgaagttttatttttaaacatttagtATTTTATGTGCAGTGTTTAAATTGGCCTGGGAGAGTAGCCGAGATGGGTTGTGGTGCTAAAcaccagcagggctgtgcccgAATGCAGTGCTTCAGCCTTGGGCGCTTTAACTCAAGGAAGATGTTGACGCCTGAAGGGaccagagagcagcagtgtgATAAGTATCtagaaaatgttacattttgcagaaggataaggaaaaaaaaatgggattttttttttttctatggaaaGAAGGCCTGGGGGGCCTGGGGGCGGATTCGAGCAATGGGAGGAACGATACCATGTTGATTAGGACAGGGCTAAAACCAGGGTGTAAGCTACCgcagggaagctgtggaagCATTGAAAAGATCTGGAAGACATTGGAATGGACCGCTTGGGGGCGCGTGAAATCTTCCAgcactaaattttttttattttttttttaacagttgtaAAGTATCTCTGCTGAATGCTTACGATTATCTGTCTGAGGCAGGAGCGTCGTAACCTCTGGGGGAGGCTTTTCTGAGATACGCCGCTGTTTTCTTACGACTGCCTCTTCAAAAGCACCAAGGGCTTTAGCTGGCACCATGCCATTGGCCCCAGGCTTTGTGCCacgggggcagcggggagctgAAGACAGGTCagtgcctggggaggagggagatggCCCGGCCGGTGGCCCGTGTGCTGCTGCTCGGGTCCGGAGCTTCCCGTGCACCGGGGCCAGAGGAGGCCGGGCTCCCCGTGGGGCAGAGAGAAACCCCCGAGTCTGAACGGGGAAAACACCTTGAGCTGAAGTGTCTTTGCACGGACTGAGCAGCTTGGTAAAGGCAGATGGTCTCTTGTGAGCTGGGCTCGGGCACAGCCGGGTGTTGGGGTactgcagtgctgccctgctgggctcAGTATTAATTCCTGGGTaaacctttaaaagaaaggagTAAGATTCGGTAAAGTTCTTATGCCGAGGATGCGGTTTCATCTTTTTGGCAGAGCGAAGACGGTTCCATCCTCTCTGCAGTTTCTCTCTAAGGGCTTTATTTCACACCCCTCTTGCCATCAGCTACACGGTACTGCCACTGCGGTGTGTCGCCCAGCCGGGACGTCAagccagcccccctccccccgtcCGCCGTGTCCGTAACCGGGGCCGCGTCTGTGCACGGGGGGAGCGGAGGCGCGCCTCCGCTCGCCCCCCTCCGGCGGCGTGGCTACCGGGGACCACCGGGATTTGTCTTTCCGAAGCTAAAAGCGAGCACTTGGCGACGTCACCCTTCCCCACCGCGTCccagagcccagctgcagccccgcAGGCTGCCCGTCGCCCCGCTCAGCCCGAGGCAGGCCGGCTGTTCCCCCCGCCGGCGCCGCTTCCCCTGCCCGGTGCCGAGCCCGCTGCCCCGGCACGGCCCAACGGCGCAGCGGGGCCGGCCCCgagggcggccggggcggggcggggcggggcgtgCCGGCGCTGACCCCGCGGGGCCGCCGTAGGAGGCCGGGCCGTGCCGCGCCGCCATCGGTGCCGGCGGGGGAGTGGATGGCGCGGGCCGAGCCGCCGGCGGCCGCCTTCGAGCGGCGGGTGCTGCGGAGCGCGGCCGAGCACCACTACCTGCGCGTCCGCCTGTGAGCGAGCGAGCGTGTgtccccccccgcccgcggccgccccccgccgccgcgcacccccagcccgccctctgctctgcttccccGCAGGGAGCTGCCGGACGGCGGGGCCCGGCCGAGCGTCGCGCAGTTCAAGCAGCTGGTGGTGTCGGCGCTGCGGGAGCTGCACGGAGAGGTgggccgcggccggcggcgccGCGCTGGGCCCTGCGGTCGGTGTTGCGGGGACGGTGCCCGCCGCAGCCagcccgccgcggggcggggcggtgtCTGGCCGGCgctggggcggcggggccggcgggggtCCCGGCGGAGCGATCCGCCTCAGCCCGCCCCGCTCCCTGCTCTCCGCCGCGTTTCGGGCCGGCAGCGaagggggggcggcggggagggtcgtggccggggggcggcggcgcggcggggacCCCCTGTCCGCGCCCGGCTCCGGTGCCGCCCGGCCGGTGCCAGCGCCGCGGGTCCCCGCTTGTCCCGCCCGAGGCGGAGCGCGGGGCTCGCCCGAGGGGGGCTGCGCTGTGACGCCGGGCGGCGCAGCAGAGGggcctgtggggctggggcggAACTGTAACTCCTTTTGACAATCCGGGGGTGAAATCATTTGCTTATGAAATAGGAGCGTAGGGTGGTACTTACCAAGTCACGTATTTTTTCCCAGGTTGGAGCAGCTTTGCCTGTTGATGTCTTAATGTATGAGGAAAAAACTCTGTCTGCCGTATTACGAGTTATTAGCAGGTACGGAGCTGTAGGTGTGTGCTTCGGATGCTGCCCTGGGAGTatttttcacaagaaaacagaactcCTAAGCTAAGGATGGTCTTTGAGGAATTAAGCCTAACTTGCAGAAGTCTGTGTACAGCatgcaggaaataaataaaaattcactaCGAATTGGTAACCTGCATGCATCGGTACATTGTTCCTGATGTATATCAGgatacatatatgtatatcGATACGTATATTCCTAAACAGAATGGTCTGACAGGAACTAAGCACTATTGAAACATGTCTTTAATATCTCTTTGTGTAGTAGAGATGAGAATGGTTACTGTATTGAAATGGCGGAGATGACTGCAGATGATTTAGGGGAAGAAGGAGCTTAAACACGCAGAGAACGAGAACAGGACCAGTAAAGTGAACTTGAAAAGGTTACAGTACGTATCTCTGTGACAAGAGACTGCAGTCATTGCAATAACCCTTCAGGGCATGGTGTTGCTACTAGAACTTTTGGGTGAAATTACCCACTGTTAAACTCAGTTAAGGTTTCATTACTCTTTATgtagcattttttatttaagatatttatgcagcaggaaaactgagaaaaacaaattttattaatatattttgttttcttgttgcttAGCGGCCTTGTCAAGCTGTGGAGTGCTCTAACGCTGCTGGGCTACTACCAGAACA containing:
- the RPP14 gene encoding ribonuclease P protein subunit p14 — translated: MARAEPPAAAFERRVLRSAAEHHYLRVRLELPDGGARPSVAQFKQLVVSALRELHGEVGAALPVDVLMYEEKTLSAVLRVISSGLVKLWSALTLLGYYQNRRCAFRVLQTSPFLLALSGNSRELVLD